Proteins encoded in a region of the Wolbachia endosymbiont (group A) of Anomoia purmunda genome:
- a CDS encoding nucleoside deaminase, protein MELAIEQAKLAQKNGEVPIGAVIVSGSNVVSSAHNISSDPTAHAEMLAIKQACKLLSTSTLYDSDIYVTLEPCPMCAQAISFARIKRLYFGAYNPKGGGIENGAKIFQFCSHMPEVYGGILEIECSFLLKDFFEKLRNI, encoded by the coding sequence ATGGAGCTTGCCATAGAGCAAGCCAAACTTGCTCAGAAAAATGGTGAGGTTCCCATAGGTGCCGTAATAGTTAGTGGAAGCAATGTTGTTTCTTCTGCACACAATATATCCAGCGATCCAACTGCACATGCAGAGATGTTAGCGATCAAGCAGGCATGTAAGTTGCTCTCAACTTCAACGCTTTATGATTCTGACATATACGTAACATTAGAACCATGTCCGATGTGCGCTCAAGCTATTTCCTTTGCCAGAATTAAACGATTGTACTTTGGAGCTTACAATCCCAAAGGTGGAGGTATTGAAAATGGTGCTAAGATATTTCAATTTTGCAGCCATATGCCCGAAGTTTATGGTGGGATATTAGAAATAGAATGCTCTTTTTTGTTAAAGGATTTTTTTGAGAAACTAAGGAACATTTGA
- a CDS encoding CTP synthase, whose translation MKEAKFIFVTGGVVSSLGKGLVASSVGALLQAHGFKIRIRKLDPYLNIDPGTMNPTQHGEVFVTEDGAETDLDLGHYERFTGIKATKDDNITTGKIYHELLKKERRGDYLGKTVQVIPHVTDLIKSFIFNGTEGLDFVICEIGGTVGDIESQPFLEAICQVNYTLGKQRVILIHLTLIPYLTAAQELKTKPTQHSVRELNSAGLQPDIILCRSEKEIFDNQREKIAKLCNVSLSNVIPAPDVSHIYELPVLYSQCGLDTQILEHFHLSESKPSLTEWDQIVHSIRHPTQEVTVSIVGKYTEFPDAYKSLVEALNHGAISNKVKVRINWVNSREKEEKPINEKLIGEKLQNSHAILVPGGFGDDGVEGKILAINYARTNNIPFFGICLGMQLAIIEFARNVVKLEDAHSEEFRNCKHPIVKLAGDQDDDFGGTMRLGAYKCNINANSKMMDAYSNTTISERHRHRYIINSDYKDDLEKNGLLCSSISEDGTCIEAVELESHPWFIGVQFHPEFQSKPFSSHPLFVSFVKAAIDKK comes from the coding sequence ATGAAGGAAGCTAAATTTATCTTTGTCACAGGTGGAGTTGTATCGTCGCTTGGTAAAGGCTTAGTTGCTTCAAGCGTTGGTGCGCTTCTTCAAGCTCACGGTTTTAAGATCCGTATCAGAAAACTTGACCCGTATCTCAACATTGATCCTGGGACAATGAACCCAACTCAGCACGGAGAGGTCTTTGTTACCGAGGATGGTGCTGAAACTGATTTGGATCTTGGGCATTATGAGCGTTTTACTGGAATTAAAGCAACAAAAGATGACAATATAACAACTGGTAAGATATATCATGAGTTATTGAAGAAAGAGAGGCGTGGTGATTATCTGGGCAAAACTGTGCAAGTCATTCCTCATGTAACAGATTTGATCAAATCGTTTATTTTTAATGGTACGGAAGGTTTAGATTTTGTAATATGTGAAATAGGCGGAACTGTAGGTGACATTGAAAGCCAACCATTTTTGGAGGCTATATGCCAAGTTAACTACACATTAGGAAAACAAAGAGTTATCCTTATTCACTTAACTTTAATACCATATCTTACCGCAGCGCAAGAATTAAAGACAAAGCCAACGCAGCATTCAGTTCGAGAGTTAAATTCCGCGGGGTTACAACCAGATATTATATTATGCCGCAGTGAGAAAGAAATTTTCGATAATCAAAGAGAGAAAATAGCTAAGCTTTGCAATGTTTCTTTATCCAATGTGATACCTGCCCCTGATGTGAGTCATATATATGAGTTACCGGTGTTGTATAGCCAATGTGGGCTTGATACGCAAATTTTGGAGCACTTTCATTTAAGTGAGTCAAAACCAAGCTTGACTGAATGGGATCAAATAGTGCATTCCATAAGGCACCCAACACAGGAAGTTACTGTATCTATAGTGGGAAAATACACCGAATTCCCTGATGCGTATAAATCACTAGTTGAAGCGCTAAATCATGGTGCGATTAGTAATAAAGTCAAAGTAAGGATAAATTGGGTTAACTCAAGAGAGAAGGAAGAAAAACCTATAAATGAAAAACTTATAGGAGAGAAATTACAGAATTCTCATGCAATCCTTGTTCCAGGGGGGTTTGGTGATGACGGAGTAGAGGGTAAAATATTAGCAATAAATTATGCCCGTACAAATAATATCCCATTTTTCGGAATTTGCCTTGGTATGCAGCTTGCAATTATTGAATTTGCTCGTAATGTTGTTAAGCTTGAAGATGCACACTCTGAAGAATTTCGTAACTGTAAACATCCAATCGTTAAGTTAGCTGGCGATCAAGATGACGATTTTGGTGGAACCATGAGACTTGGGGCATATAAATGTAATATAAATGCAAACTCTAAAATGATGGATGCATATAGTAACACTACTATTTCAGAAAGACACAGGCATAGATACATAATCAATTCAGATTATAAAGATGATTTGGAAAAAAATGGGCTGCTATGCAGTAGCATATCAGAAGATGGAACGTGCATAGAGGCAGTGGAGTTAGAGAGTCATCCGTGGTTTATTGGTGTGCAGTTTCATCCAGAATTTCAATCAAAGCCGTTTTCTTCTCATCCTCTTTTCGTGTCGTTCGTTAAAGCAGCAATTGATAAGAAATAA
- the secG gene encoding preprotein translocase subunit SecG, producing the protein MSVAVLSIFQIILVVVLVILVLLQPPGSSSLSGFSNTQQGVNSMIPVKSSENPLSRITAIVAGLFIINTLLLSGLCSKDVHKKSIAEKIILEKKQESESTSVPFEN; encoded by the coding sequence ATGTCAGTAGCGGTATTAAGTATATTTCAAATAATATTGGTTGTTGTGTTAGTAATTTTAGTGCTCTTGCAGCCGCCTGGGAGTAGTTCGTTAAGTGGTTTTAGTAATACACAACAGGGGGTCAATTCGATGATTCCGGTGAAATCTTCTGAAAACCCGCTCAGCAGAATAACGGCTATTGTTGCTGGATTGTTTATTATAAACACATTGCTATTGTCAGGATTATGTTCAAAAGACGTACATAAAAAATCGATCGCAGAAAAAATTATATTAGAAAAAAAGCAAGAAAGTGAATCTACTTCTGTTCCATTTGAAAATTAA
- a CDS encoding gamma carbonic anhydrase family protein: MYHILKYKNYEPKIDESAFIAGGSHIIGKVEIGRNASIWFNCVVRGDVGSIKIGDGTNIQDGTVIHVDRNPGGDTIIGSMVTVGHFCMLHACTVHDKAFIGMGSTVMDHAVVEPEAMVAAGSLVTHGKVIKSGEIWAGRPAKFFKKMSNEEIKHITQSAQNYIMLMKEYKN; encoded by the coding sequence ATGTATCACATTTTAAAATACAAAAATTATGAACCAAAAATAGACGAAAGTGCTTTCATCGCAGGTGGCTCGCATATCATAGGCAAGGTTGAAATAGGAAGAAATGCGAGCATCTGGTTTAATTGTGTGGTCAGAGGGGACGTTGGATCAATAAAAATAGGTGATGGAACAAATATTCAAGATGGAACGGTAATTCATGTGGATAGAAACCCAGGTGGTGACACAATTATTGGCAGTATGGTAACAGTGGGACATTTTTGTATGTTGCACGCATGCACGGTGCATGATAAAGCGTTTATTGGTATGGGCTCTACCGTGATGGACCATGCAGTTGTGGAGCCTGAAGCTATGGTAGCTGCTGGCTCACTGGTAACACACGGAAAAGTGATAAAAAGTGGGGAAATATGGGCTGGTAGGCCAGCAAAATTCTTCAAAAAAATGTCGAATGAAGAAATTAAACATATTACACAATCAGCACAAAACTATATTATGCTAATGAAGGAATATAAGAATTGA
- a CDS encoding PleD family two-component system response regulator encodes MTAKILLVDDVLSNVKLLEARLKAEYYTVIVAHDGEEAIDLVAKQQPDIILLDIMMPKMNGFEVCKELKSDPLTTHIPIIMVTALHDTHDRVQGINAGADDFLTKPINETALSARIKSLTRLKMIIDELRLRGETNAEIGGVAGNSIMDYSNQIFDANILVIDEDVHQAEQIYNILKQRFRSIKILSDPMEALKVGIENGYDLIISDMQFSKTDGLRLCSEFRSKVETRYTPILILSEDYDKNNLVKALDVGANDYLTVPLDEGELIARVNSQVKRKRYQDALRMNLFNNAEMSIKDPLTNCYNRRYFDAHLRNIVKDSVEKDRRLSLMILDIDYFKIVNDSFGHSAGDELLKQIQKRISENIRVTDLLARFGGEEFVVVMPDTNVSDAYTIAERIRKIIAKEPFILADKNTTHNITVSIGIAEMQGSDFDDIKKFIVRADRYLYKAKNSGRNRVVTS; translated from the coding sequence ATGACAGCGAAGATTCTGTTAGTAGATGATGTACTATCTAATGTCAAGCTTTTAGAAGCTCGACTAAAAGCAGAGTACTATACGGTTATCGTAGCTCATGATGGTGAAGAAGCTATAGATTTAGTAGCAAAGCAGCAGCCTGATATTATATTACTTGATATCATGATGCCAAAGATGAATGGCTTTGAAGTTTGTAAGGAGCTAAAGAGTGATCCCTTGACAACCCATATTCCAATAATTATGGTAACTGCGCTGCATGACACTCATGATAGAGTACAGGGCATTAATGCTGGTGCAGATGATTTTCTGACTAAACCAATAAACGAAACTGCTTTATCTGCAAGGATCAAGTCCCTCACGCGCTTAAAGATGATTATCGATGAATTGCGTTTGAGAGGAGAAACTAACGCTGAGATTGGTGGAGTCGCAGGAAACAGTATTATGGATTATTCCAATCAGATTTTTGATGCTAACATACTTGTTATAGATGAGGATGTTCATCAAGCAGAGCAGATATATAATATATTAAAGCAACGCTTTAGGTCAATTAAAATACTGAGTGATCCAATGGAAGCATTGAAGGTTGGTATTGAGAATGGTTACGACCTGATCATTTCTGATATGCAATTTTCAAAAACTGACGGCTTGCGTTTGTGTTCTGAGTTTCGTAGTAAGGTGGAAACACGTTATACACCAATTCTAATTCTTTCTGAGGATTATGATAAAAACAATTTAGTAAAAGCACTTGATGTAGGTGCTAATGATTATTTAACAGTACCTTTGGATGAGGGTGAGTTAATAGCAAGGGTTAATTCGCAAGTAAAACGCAAAAGATATCAAGATGCCTTGAGAATGAATTTATTTAATAATGCGGAAATGTCTATAAAGGACCCATTAACTAACTGTTATAATAGAAGATATTTTGATGCACACTTAAGAAACATTGTTAAGGACTCTGTGGAAAAGGATAGAAGGTTGTCTCTTATGATACTTGATATAGACTATTTTAAGATAGTGAATGACAGTTTTGGGCATAGTGCTGGAGATGAACTTTTAAAGCAAATACAGAAAAGAATTTCTGAAAATATCAGAGTGACAGATTTACTAGCTAGGTTTGGTGGTGAGGAGTTTGTTGTTGTAATGCCAGATACCAATGTATCAGATGCGTATACTATTGCGGAGAGAATACGAAAAATTATTGCTAAAGAACCTTTCATACTTGCGGACAAAAATACAACCCATAACATAACTGTGAGCATTGGAATTGCAGAAATGCAAGGATCTGACTTTGATGATATTAAAAAATTTATAGTACGTGCTGACAGATATTTATATAAAGCAAAAAACAGTGGTAGAAATAGAGTGGTTACTAGCTAG
- a CDS encoding NAD-glutamate dehydrogenase, which produces MCIDHNVDTESLFKLADQQNQQDKEKIKKFIKYFYSFVYKSDLKANDKFLLYIVNDAYNFVSQKEKDESKLVVSNIDDIPGIAGDFTTIKITNDDMPFLVDSVIATIKSHDLTICYYSNSIINIKRKEGLIDEIYPLEESNGIKESVIYLIIKGISDSFVDTLKESLQKTLKAVNCVVKDWHLMLKKLDEASLSVIPVLDTGIQEKDTWIPVSRTGMTPDRNQEQKDFLVWLKNNNFVFLGYQEYIAGKDEKLVCDSKKDLGLMRVGQSTLIPSANLDSLYILRSDLISIVHRRTYMNCIGVKEFDNQGNVVKERRFFGLFTSIAEVQDIRTIPIIRDKVKVIEKNAGFVIGGHNNKALISILQAFSCDELFQSNEDELFKICISIMSLAIRPRVRLFLRRVGDFISCIVLIPMRYASARLMFKIRDILKDETSAESSDIYNHHIINEYDLMKLHVVLKAKNASVPDDEVLRIENKLRNITEKWEDRFIDNLYNTFSTVEDIFIRYCKAFPISYQESFEPHDAYYDMKKLEIVRKKGISEVDLRLTCDNLNYQLKVYTSSNGGLELSKILRITKHLGAKILSHNGYYIEINGGIWIHHFVLSRVDELIDNITLKEQFEITLAKVFSKEIKNDYFNSLIIIAGLKWKEVLLIRALSAYLKQTSFNYNPEYIQKVVSEYPKVVKYLIQLFHARFDPNIDIDRAETTDIFIEKIEELLKEISNVSHDYVLRSIFNLIMAILRTSYYQDDKPYLSTKFDSSKINGLPDPRPYRELYIYSNLFEGIHLRGGKLARGGLRWSDRTEDFRTEVLGLMKAQMTKNAVIVPVGAKGGFVIKQAYKDKNILREKSVECYKSFIRGMLDITDNVVDGEIIPPENVIRYDEDDPYLVVAADKGTASFSDYANQIASEYNFWLGDAFASGGSAGYDHKKMGITARGAWIAAQRHFWKMNKDIYQDATVIGIGDMAGDLFGNGMLLSKNIHLIGAFNHMHIFVDPNPDAEKSFTERKRLFELPFSTWMDYNKDLISKGGGVFERSSKQVNISQEMKKCFDIAEDMLPPSDLIRYLLKAKVDFIWNGGIGTFVKAKSENHSMVGDKANDELRVNGKDIRASMFIEGGNLGCTQLGRIEYAERGGYINADFVDNSAGVICSDLEVNIKIAFVSAMKAGDISLEKRNEILASMVDEVASKVLENHNKIETKALLLECLQAKERLEQHHRLLLSLEKSGLLNRSVEFLPTEEEIARMLTGAEGFSSPQLSILMSYARTAIKNEIIHSDLPEKDLISNDYLLGYFPKKMVTKFKDFILKHQLRREIISTCIANDVVNRMGCIFINNLAENTGIKIQEAVNIYIVVNHLYDLNSLWQKIDELDGKIDVNSYLQIVRNVQKFIGRVSFWLVKNLGKLSFIELDDVTKFKDAIETLGQNLTDVLDEHLLKVYSHGSTSLVELNINKDLAKKVADLCVLAYALDIISVAEQTSLSILDAGKIYFELKSLLRFDLIRTIAIKMKSRSSYWDRSLVNDLLDDLSNYHHKLAVKVIKATDNPEDKVQTWACNDKDYIERYNSFLDEMVASKLDLSKLIFIIRRIKVLAS; this is translated from the coding sequence ATGTGTATAGATCATAATGTTGACACTGAGTCTTTATTTAAGTTAGCTGATCAACAAAATCAGCAAGATAAAGAAAAAATTAAAAAATTTATTAAGTATTTTTATAGTTTTGTTTATAAAAGCGACCTAAAAGCCAACGATAAGTTTTTGCTATATATTGTAAACGATGCTTACAATTTTGTTTCTCAAAAAGAGAAAGATGAAAGTAAGTTAGTAGTAAGCAATATAGATGATATACCAGGAATAGCAGGCGATTTTACCACGATTAAGATAACAAACGATGATATGCCATTTTTGGTTGACTCCGTTATTGCAACTATTAAGTCGCACGATTTAACCATATGCTATTACAGCAACAGCATAATTAACATTAAAAGAAAAGAGGGCCTAATAGACGAGATTTACCCTTTGGAAGAAAGTAATGGAATAAAAGAGTCAGTTATATATCTAATTATCAAAGGTATAAGTGACAGTTTTGTTGATACATTAAAAGAATCTCTACAAAAAACACTGAAAGCAGTTAATTGCGTTGTGAAAGATTGGCACTTAATGCTCAAAAAGCTTGATGAGGCAAGTCTTTCTGTCATCCCAGTACTTGATACTGGGATCCAGGAAAAGGACACGTGGATTCCAGTGTCACGCACTGGAATGACACCAGACCGAAATCAAGAGCAAAAAGATTTTCTAGTTTGGTTAAAGAATAATAACTTCGTATTTCTAGGTTATCAAGAATATATTGCTGGTAAAGATGAAAAACTCGTCTGTGATAGCAAAAAGGACCTTGGCCTGATGAGAGTAGGTCAAAGTACGTTGATCCCTTCTGCAAACCTTGATTCCCTATACATATTGAGATCAGATCTAATCTCAATAGTCCATCGGCGTACATACATGAATTGTATAGGAGTAAAAGAATTTGATAACCAGGGCAATGTGGTAAAGGAACGGCGTTTTTTTGGATTATTTACTTCTATAGCGGAGGTCCAAGATATTAGAACTATTCCAATAATAAGAGATAAAGTTAAAGTTATAGAAAAAAATGCAGGGTTTGTAATAGGTGGCCACAACAATAAAGCTTTGATTTCTATTTTACAAGCATTCTCTTGTGATGAATTATTCCAATCAAATGAAGACGAATTATTTAAAATTTGCATTTCGATCATGTCTCTTGCGATTAGGCCAAGGGTCAGATTATTTTTAAGAAGAGTAGGGGATTTTATTAGTTGCATAGTGCTGATACCGATGCGTTATGCTAGCGCTAGGCTAATGTTCAAGATACGTGACATATTGAAGGATGAGACAAGTGCAGAAAGTTCAGATATTTATAACCACCACATTATAAACGAATATGACTTAATGAAATTGCACGTGGTGCTAAAGGCTAAAAACGCTAGTGTTCCTGATGATGAAGTTTTGCGTATCGAAAACAAATTAAGGAACATTACGGAAAAGTGGGAAGATCGTTTCATAGACAATTTATATAATACTTTCAGCACTGTTGAGGATATATTCATCCGTTATTGCAAGGCATTTCCAATAAGCTATCAAGAGAGTTTCGAACCTCACGACGCATATTACGATATGAAAAAATTGGAGATAGTGAGGAAGAAGGGAATTAGCGAGGTCGATTTAAGGCTTACTTGTGATAATCTTAATTATCAATTAAAGGTTTACACTTCGAGCAATGGAGGTCTTGAATTATCGAAGATATTAAGGATCACTAAGCATTTGGGAGCGAAGATCCTATCTCATAATGGCTATTACATAGAAATTAACGGCGGAATATGGATACACCATTTTGTGTTGTCAAGAGTCGATGAATTAATAGACAACATTACTCTAAAAGAGCAATTTGAAATAACACTTGCAAAAGTATTTAGCAAGGAAATTAAAAATGACTATTTCAATAGTTTGATCATTATTGCTGGACTCAAGTGGAAGGAAGTGCTTCTGATTAGAGCGCTAAGTGCCTATCTAAAGCAGACGTCATTTAACTACAACCCAGAATATATTCAAAAGGTAGTCTCAGAGTATCCAAAAGTAGTAAAGTATTTGATACAACTATTTCATGCAAGATTTGATCCTAACATAGACATTGATAGAGCAGAAACCACGGACATTTTCATAGAAAAAATTGAGGAACTTCTAAAAGAGATCAGCAATGTTTCACATGATTACGTTTTGCGCTCGATATTTAACTTGATAATGGCTATTTTAAGGACCAGTTATTATCAAGACGATAAACCATATTTATCTACAAAATTTGACTCAAGTAAAATAAATGGTTTGCCTGATCCTCGTCCGTATCGCGAATTGTATATTTATTCAAACCTTTTTGAGGGAATACATCTAAGAGGAGGGAAATTAGCCCGTGGTGGCTTAAGGTGGTCGGATAGGACGGAAGATTTTCGCACTGAAGTTTTGGGGCTCATGAAAGCTCAGATGACAAAAAATGCGGTTATTGTTCCTGTTGGTGCAAAGGGTGGGTTTGTAATAAAGCAAGCTTATAAAGATAAGAATATTTTAAGAGAGAAAAGTGTTGAGTGCTATAAGAGTTTTATCAGAGGAATGCTTGATATTACTGATAACGTGGTTGATGGTGAAATAATTCCACCAGAGAATGTGATTAGGTATGATGAAGACGATCCATACTTGGTAGTTGCAGCAGATAAAGGCACTGCTTCATTTTCTGATTATGCCAACCAGATAGCCTCTGAATACAATTTTTGGCTTGGCGATGCATTTGCATCTGGTGGATCAGCAGGTTATGATCACAAAAAAATGGGTATTACAGCTAGAGGTGCATGGATTGCAGCACAGAGGCATTTTTGGAAAATGAATAAGGATATTTACCAAGATGCAACTGTTATTGGAATTGGGGATATGGCTGGCGACTTATTTGGAAATGGTATGCTGCTTTCAAAAAATATACATTTAATCGGCGCATTTAACCATATGCATATTTTTGTTGACCCAAACCCTGATGCAGAAAAGAGTTTCACAGAGCGTAAACGCCTCTTTGAGTTACCATTTTCAACTTGGATGGATTATAACAAAGATTTGATTTCTAAGGGTGGAGGAGTATTTGAGCGTAGCAGTAAGCAAGTAAACATTTCTCAAGAAATGAAAAAATGCTTTGATATAGCAGAAGATATGCTACCTCCAAGTGATTTGATTAGATATCTGTTGAAAGCAAAAGTGGACTTCATATGGAATGGAGGAATCGGCACGTTTGTTAAGGCAAAGAGTGAAAATCATAGCATGGTCGGTGACAAAGCAAACGATGAGTTAAGAGTGAATGGTAAAGATATTAGAGCTTCTATGTTTATAGAGGGTGGAAATCTTGGTTGTACACAGCTTGGAAGAATAGAATATGCTGAAAGAGGTGGATATATCAATGCAGATTTTGTTGATAATTCAGCCGGAGTGATATGTTCGGACCTTGAAGTTAACATTAAGATTGCATTTGTTTCAGCTATGAAAGCAGGGGATATTTCTTTAGAAAAAAGGAATGAAATACTGGCAAGTATGGTGGATGAAGTTGCATCCAAAGTGCTTGAGAACCACAACAAAATTGAAACAAAAGCATTACTTCTTGAGTGTTTGCAAGCTAAAGAGAGATTGGAGCAGCACCACAGGTTACTGCTCAGTTTAGAAAAATCTGGGCTGTTAAACCGAAGCGTAGAATTTCTTCCAACTGAAGAAGAGATAGCAAGGATGTTAACTGGTGCAGAAGGTTTCAGTTCTCCTCAGCTTTCTATTCTAATGTCTTATGCTAGAACAGCAATAAAAAATGAAATTATACATTCCGATCTGCCTGAAAAAGATCTTATATCTAATGACTACTTGCTAGGTTATTTTCCTAAAAAGATGGTAACAAAGTTTAAGGATTTCATATTAAAACACCAACTTCGTAGAGAAATTATCTCTACTTGCATTGCAAATGATGTAGTGAATAGAATGGGCTGTATATTCATCAATAATTTGGCTGAGAACACTGGAATTAAGATACAAGAAGCGGTTAACATATATATTGTTGTTAACCACCTGTATGATTTAAACAGCCTGTGGCAGAAAATTGATGAATTGGATGGAAAAATTGATGTTAACTCATACTTACAAATAGTGAGGAACGTGCAGAAATTTATTGGTAGAGTATCATTTTGGCTAGTGAAAAATCTTGGCAAGCTTAGCTTTATAGAATTGGATGATGTTACAAAATTTAAAGATGCAATTGAAACTTTAGGCCAGAACTTAACTGATGTTTTAGATGAACACCTATTAAAGGTCTATAGCCATGGATCAACTTCTTTAGTAGAACTTAATATAAATAAAGATCTAGCAAAAAAAGTTGCTGATCTATGCGTTCTTGCTTATGCACTGGACATTATATCTGTTGCTGAACAGACATCTTTGTCCATTCTTGATGCTGGTAAAATATACTTTGAGTTAAAGTCGCTGTTAAGATTCGATCTGATTAGAACAATTGCCATCAAGATGAAAAGCCGCTCTTCTTATTGGGATCGCAGCTTAGTTAATGATTTATTGGACGATTTAAGCAATTACCATCACAAACTAGCTGTTAAAGTCATAAAAGCTACTGATAACCCCGAAGATAAGGTTCAAACCTGGGCTTGTAATGATAAGGACTACATAGAACGTTATAATAGTTTTTTAGATGAGATGGTTGCTTCTAAACTTGATTTAAGCAAATTAATATTTATAATCAGAAGGATTAAAGTACTTGCTTCATAG